The Spiroplasma endosymbiont of Atherix ibis nucleotide sequence TCAAGCTATAACCAATATTATTATAAAAATTAATCAAATTAAAGGAGCAACTAAATTGTCTTTTCTAATAATTGGATCTAAAATATTGAAAAAATGAATAAGAGCTAACATAAATATTAACATTGAACAAGAAAATATTCCAGCAAAATAAGCACCCTTAACTTTTTTAACTTTAACTTTTTTTGTTTTTCTATTTCTTAACATTTGCACTAAAATAGGTAAATTTAATAAATAAACTATTAGTATTGTTGAATCAGATGATAAATAAGCTGTATATAAAAAATTATTTTCTAAAAGTAAACCAGTAGTAACAAAAGTTATAAAAAATAATGAAACTATTGCCATTGCTATTCAACTAGATTTTAGTTTTGATAATTCAGCTCCATTTTTTGAATAAATAAATTTCTCTTCAATTGAAACTTTTATAACTAATGGATAAATTATACTATATACATTAACCATAGTAAGTAATGTTATTGTTATAATTAAATTAAATGCAAAATGGGCTCTAGGATCTACTTTTTCAAAAATATTTAATATATTACCATCACTTGCTCCCATAAAAATTGCAATTGTAATAATTATATAAAATGCTGATACTGCAACTATTCCTGTCATCATTGCTGGTGCAACAACTCCTTTATGTTCACAATCTTTTTGTATTGCAGCAGAATATAAAAATCCATCAAAGGCAAACATTATTGGAACCATTGTCATAAATATATTACTAAACTTAAATGGTTTTACATTATCAGGACTAAATGAGTTTTCATTACCAATAGAAAAAAAAGTAATTCCTGCTATAAGAACAGTTAATAAAGATATAAATTTTAGAAATGATAATATTGTTTGTAATATCTTTCCTGATTTTGTACTATAAGTATTCATAATTTGAAATAAAAATAATAAAATAGCTGATACAAATATTTCAACAGCAACTTTAGCCTCATAAGATATTATTTGAGATTGAGTATCACCAGTTGAGAACTTATAAATAATATCTAAGGACTGGAAAAAACTACTAGTTGTAAATAAAGCTCCAATTATTATTAATACAGGTAAATAAATTAATGCATAAAGAATTGTAATAAAAGAACCATATCTTCTTCCAACAAATCTTCCTGCTCATATTGTTAGTGTATTGTGTTCTCCATTTTTTGTTGAACTAGATATTTCAATAAAAACCAACATCATCATGCAACAAAAAACTGCCATTAAAATTCAAATAGATATAGCAAGATATGGATTATTTCCAGCTTTTGCTAAAACTCCATTACTACCAGCATTTTTTAAATAAATTCCACTACCAACAACAATACCAAATGTCATTGAAAATACAGAGAGAAACTCAAATATTTTGTTTTTAGTTTTATTTTTCTTATTTACCTTTATCACATTTTTATACCTCGTTATATTTTTTCTTTAAGTGAAATAATAACATTTGAATATCTGCAGGATTCACACCAGTTATTCTTGATGCTTGACCTATTGAATTTGGTCTAACTCTTTCTAATTTTTGTCTAGCTTCAACAGCAATATTTTCAACTTTTGAATAATCTATATCTTTAGGTATTTGTTTACTTTCTAACTTAATAAACTTATCAATTGTTTCATTTTCTTTTTTAATATAACCTTCAAATCTAATTAAAATTAACAACGTTTGAAGTTGTTGTTTTGATAAAGTATTTAATTCTTCAATATATTTTTTAAAAATATTAATATCAACTTTAGGTTGTTTTAGAATTTCAAAAGCACTAAATCCTTGATTAAGAATTGCTTGATCTTTTTCTTTTAATTCAATTGCAAGTTCACTTTTTGGACTAAATCTAATTTCTTTTAATGACTCTATTTGAGTATAAATTTCTTTTTCAAATTTTTTATGATCTTTTCATTGCTTTTCACTTACTAAGCCAATTTCATAACCATATTTTTTTAATCTAATTTCTGAATTATCATTTCTTAAAGTTAATCTATTTTCTGCTCTACTAGTAAGAAGTCTATAAGGTTCAATTACACCTTTATTAATTAAATCATCAATCATAACTCCAATATAAGATTCATTTCTTTTTAAAATTAATGGTTCTTTATTATCAATTTTTCTTACAGCATTTATGCCAGCAATTAAACCTTGACCAGCAGCTTCTTCATAACCACTTGTTCCATTAATTTGACCAGCTAAAAATAAATTATTAACTAATTTTAACTCTAATGATAATTTTAATTGCTGAGGATCAACACAATCATACTCAATTGCATATGCTCATTTATCAACTACAACATTTTCAAAGCCAGGTAAGCTTCTTAACATTTTATCTTGAATTTCAATAGGCATTGAAGTTGAAAAACCTTGTACATAAAATGTATCAAGTAATTTTGATTCTGGTTCTAAAAATATTTGATGAGTTTCTTTTGTATTGAATCTTACTATTTTATCTTCAAAACTTGGACAATATCTTGGTCCTACAGATTCAATTTCTCCTGAATACATAGCAGATTTATATAAATTATCTTCTATTATTTTTTTTGTTTCAGAAGTTGAATGAATTAAATAACAAACTTCTTGCTCTTCAAAAGGTATAAATTTATTAGTAGAAAAAGAAAAAGCCAAATTTTCATTTGTTCCAGGCTCAATAATTGCCTTTGATAAATCAATTGAGTTTTTTTTAACTCTTGGTGGTGTTCCAGTTTTAAATCTAAAAGTTTTTAATCCAAGTTTAATTAAAGTTTGACTTAAAGATTTTGTTGTAATTTCATCATTTGGTCCACTTTCATATTTTTCTTCACCTCTATAAATTAAAGATGACAAATATGTACCTGTTGTTAAAACAACTGCTTTACAAAAAATCTCATTACCATCTTCTAA carries:
- a CDS encoding APC family permease; the encoded protein is MIKVNKKNKTKNKIFEFLSVFSMTFGIVVGSGIYLKNAGSNGVLAKAGNNPYLAISIWILMAVFCCMMMLVFIEISSSTKNGEHNTLTIWAGRFVGRRYGSFITILYALIYLPVLIIIGALFTTSSFFQSLDIIYKFSTGDTQSQIISYEAKVAVEIFVSAILLFLFQIMNTYSTKSGKILQTILSFLKFISLLTVLIAGITFFSIGNENSFSPDNVKPFKFSNIFMTMVPIMFAFDGFLYSAAIQKDCEHKGVVAPAMMTGIVAVSAFYIIITIAIFMGASDGNILNIFEKVDPRAHFAFNLIITITLLTMVNVYSIIYPLVIKVSIEEKFIYSKNGAELSKLKSSWIAMAIVSLFFITFVTTGLLLENNFLYTAYLSSDSTILIVYLLNLPILVQMLRNRKTKKVKVKKVKGAYFAGIFSCSMLIFMLALIHFFNILDPIIRKDNLVAPLIWLIFIIILVIAWIVNELIISKNNVDENDFYFRINLKNWFKYDKQKCLEDFKNRKELQNDKSK
- the mnmG gene encoding tRNA uridine-5-carboxymethylaminomethyl(34) synthesis enzyme MnmG; this encodes MHMQADIVVVGAGHAGVEAALASARLRKKTILVNLYKDKIATMPCNPSIGGPAKGIVVREIDSLGGEMAKAADSTALQIKLLNSSRGPGIWALRAQSDKIEYSKYMQRVVENQENLELYIGIVKDITLDSKNKVKSVLLEDGNEIFCKAVVLTTGTYLSSLIYRGEEKYESGPNDEITTKSLSQTLIKLGLKTFRFKTGTPPRVKKNSIDLSKAIIEPGTNENLAFSFSTNKFIPFEEQEVCYLIHSTSETKKIIEDNLYKSAMYSGEIESVGPRYCPSFEDKIVRFNTKETHQIFLEPESKLLDTFYVQGFSTSMPIEIQDKMLRSLPGFENVVVDKWAYAIEYDCVDPQQLKLSLELKLVNNLFLAGQINGTSGYEEAAGQGLIAGINAVRKIDNKEPLILKRNESYIGVMIDDLINKGVIEPYRLLTSRAENRLTLRNDNSEIRLKKYGYEIGLVSEKQWKDHKKFEKEIYTQIESLKEIRFSPKSELAIELKEKDQAILNQGFSAFEILKQPKVDINIFKKYIEELNTLSKQQLQTLLILIRFEGYIKKENETIDKFIKLESKQIPKDIDYSKVENIAVEARQKLERVRPNSIGQASRITGVNPADIQMLLFHLKKKYNEV